In one Rhopalosiphum padi isolate XX-2018 chromosome 3, ASM2088224v1, whole genome shotgun sequence genomic region, the following are encoded:
- the LOC132925092 gene encoding uncharacterized protein LOC132925092, giving the protein MTNKDSHHTCGPIMTMTSTNTQNCSICSITFAELDTPVKCDGCNLVFHTKCTSLSVSELKCLSLKNQLIINEIGERNIRASNLILYNITESNSDNTTDRITHDSNVVSNLIDSIITSGDKNIRPIKLLRLGIRGHDKPRPIKAILSLPADVFEILKSKKKLLSLNPPSNIGISSDRTLNQKNYMKKLREELESRRSSEGGAETN; this is encoded by the exons ATGACAAACAAGGATAGTCATCATACATGTGGac CAATTATGACTATGACATCTACAAATACTCAAAATTGTTCCATTTGTTCAATTACATTCGCTGAACTTGATACGCCCGTTAAATGCGATGGATGCAATTTAGTATTTCATACTAAATGCACCAGTCTATCGGTGAGTGAATTAAAATGTCTGTCTCTAAAGaatc AACTTATCATTAATGAGATCGGCGAGCGTAATATAAGAGCTTCcaatctaatattatacaacattacaGAGTCCAACTCAGATAACACCACGGACAGAATTACCCACGACTCTAATGTTGTAAGTAATCTTATCGATTCAATTATTACTAGtggtgataaaaatattagaccGATAAAGTTATTACGTTTGGGTATTCGAGGTCATGATAAACCTCGTCCAATTAAAGCTATATTAAGCTTACCAGCTGATGTAttcgaaatattaaaatcaaagaaaaaattaCTATCACTTAATCCGCCTTCCAATATTGGTATCAGCTCAGACCGtacattaaatcaaaaaaactaCATGAAAAAACTTCGTGAAGAGCTGGAGTCTCGTAGATCAAGTGAAGGGGGAGCAGAAACgaattaa